The region AATGCGCGATCAAGCAACGGATGCGAGTGAAGGGGCCCGAGATGCTGGACGCGACGACCAAACCCACCGAAGAGATCGACCTGCGCGAGGTGTTCGGTCTGGACAGCGACATGAAGGTCAAGGGCTTTGCCGAAAAGACCGACCGCGTGCCCGAGATCGACCCGACCTACAAGTTCGACCCCGACACGACCTTGGCGATTCTGGCGGGCTTTGCCTATAACCGCCGGGTGATGATCCAGGGCTATCACGGCACCGGGAAATCCACCCATATCGAGCAGGTCGCCGCGCGGCTGAACTGGCCCTGCGTGCGGGTGAACCTCGACAGCCATGTCAGCCGGATCGACCTGATCGGCAAGGACGCGATCAAGCTGGTCGATGGCAAGCAGGTGACGGTGTTCCACGAGGGCATCCTGCCCTGGGCGCTGCGCAACCAGACTGCCATCGTCTTCGACGAATACGATGCCGGCCGCGCCGACGTGATGTTCGTGATCCAGCGCGTGCTGGAGGCCGACGGCAAGCTGACGCTCTTGGACCAGAACGAGGTGATCACGCCGAACCCCTATTTCCGCCTCTTCGCGACCGCGAACACGGTGGGTCTGGGCGACACGACCGGCCTTTACCACGGCACCCAGCAGATCAACCAGGGCCAGATGGACCGCTGGTCGCTGGTCGCCACGCTGAACTATCTCAGCCATGACGCCGAGGCGGCGATCGTGCTGGCGAAGAACCCGAACTACAACAACGAGAAGGGCCGCCGGATCATCAACCAGATGGTGACGCTGGCCGACCTGACCCGCACCGCCTTCATGCAGGGCGACCTGTCCACCGTCATGTCGCCGCGCACGGTGATCAGCTGGGCGCAGAACGCGCGCATCTTCGACAATGTCGGCTATGCTTTCCGGCTGACCTTCCTGAACAAATGCGACGAGCTGGAACGCCAGACCGTGGCCGAGTTCTATCAGCGCCTCTTCGACGAGGAACTGCCGGAGAGCGCGGCGGCGATCGCGGGGCAGTAAGCCGTGCATCTGGGCCTGATCGGCGGCATCGGCCCGGCGGCGACCGTTGTCTACTACCAGCGCCTCTGTGACGCCGTGGCGGCGCGGGGCGGAACCTTGGACCTGACCATCGTTCAGGCCGATATCCAGACGCTGATCCGCAACAACCTGGCGGACCGCAGGGCAGAGCAGGCCGGGATCTATGCACGGCTGATCGACCGGCTGGCGGCGGCGGGGGCGGATTGCGTCGCCATCACCTCATTGGGCGGGCATTTCTGTCTCGAGGAGACGCGGGCGATCTCGGCCCTGCCCATTGTCTCGGCGGTCGCGCCGCTGGACGATTACTTCGCAGCGCAGGGGATCGGGCGTGTCGGTCTTCTGGGGACGCGGGTGGTCATGCGAACGCGGCTTTATGGGCAGTTGACCCGGACCAAGGCGGTGGTGCTGGACGACCGGATCGAGGAATTGGGCCAACGCTATCAGGATCTCGCCGTCCGTGGCCATTGTCTGCCCGAAGATCGCACGGCCTTCTTCGCTGCCGGCCGCGAACTGGTCGAGAAGCACGGGGCCGAGGCGGTCGTTCTGGCCGGCACCGACCTGAACCTCGCCTTTGACGGCACCGATCCGGGCTATCCGGTCATCGACGCGCTGGATGTGCATGTTAATGTGCTGGCCGATCTGGCGACGGGGCGGCGGGGGCTGGACACCGTCTGACCAGCAGGCCCGGCTCTCAGCCGCGCATGGTAGTGTATCCGCTTTTCCTTTGCCCGAATCGTTCCCCGCATGGCAATATTTCCCCTGCAAACACAAGGGGTTCCCGCCATGCGTTCCGTCGCCGCTGCCCTGACTGTCCTGTTCCTGCTGGCCGCACCGGCGATAGCTCAGGATCGCGCCATCATCGTGCTGGATGCCTCGGGCTCGATGTGGGGCCAGATCGAGGGGCGTTCCAAGATAGAGATCGCCCGCGAGACGCTGGCTGGGGTGCTGGGCGCGATCCCGGACGGGCGGGAACTGGGCCTCATCGCCTATGGCCATCGCAGCAAGGGCGATTGCGCCGATATCGAACTGGTGGTGCCGCCTGCGACTGGCAGCGGACCGGCCATTGCCGAGGCCGCCAACCGGCTTAACCCGCTTGGCAAGACGCCGCTGACCGATGCGGTGCGGCAGGCAGCCGAGGCGCTGCGCTTCACCGAGGACAAGGCCACGGTGATCCTGGTAACCGACGGGCTTGAAACCTGCGAGGCCGATCCCTGCGCACTGGCGGCGGAACTGGAACAATCCGGCGTCGACTTCACCGCTCATGTCGTCGGCTTCGGCCTGACCGCAGAGGAGGGGGCGCAGGTGGCCTGTCTGGCCGAGGCGACCGGCGGGCGCTATCTGCGGGCCAGCGATGCCGGGGCGCTAGCCGAGGCGCTGCGCGAGACGGTGGTGGCATCGCCCGAGCCGGAACCAGTGCCGGAACCTCAGCCCGAACCCGAGCCGGCCCCGCCGGCGATGAACCTGCAGGTCACCTCGGTGCTGTGCGAAACTTGCGAGGCGCTGCCCGGTGAGGACAGCCGGGTGCGTTGGGATGTCTTCCACGCCGCGCCCGAAGCGCAGGACGGGCTGGGCGCGCCGGTCGAGGGCGGCTATGCCGCCAGCTTCGGTCTTGCGCTCGATCCCGGCGATTATGTGCTGGTCGCCAGCACCAATGACATCCAGCGCCGGATGCCGTTTACCATCGCTGCGGGTGAACAAACCGATTTGCATATCGATTGGGACGCCGCGCCGGTGACAGTCCGGGTCACTTCGACGCCGGGCGCGACCGAACTGCTGGAAGGCGCGCGGCTGGATCTGGTCAACGGCGATTGGACCAGTGGCGGCTATACGAGTTACGACCAGCTCGTTCCCGCCGGCACCGTGCAGTTGACCGGCAGCATGGGCGCGGCGCGCGCCGAGGCCACGCTGACCGTAGTGGCCGGGCAGACGCTGGAGCATGAACTGGTGATCGGCTCGGGCTGGATCACCCCGGTCGTTCTCTATGCCGAGGGTGGGCCGCCCGTCGAGGATTCGGGGATTCGCTTCGATATCCGACCGGCATCGGGGGGCGAGCCGGTGCAGGGCGGCTATGGTCAGGTGACGGTTGATGTGCCGGCGGGCGAGCTGATCGTCGAGGTCAGTCTCGGTCAGGCTAGCGCCGCCTCGCAGCCGGTGACGGTGGCGGCGGGCCAGACGGTCGAGGCGCCGATCCTCTTGAATGCCGGGGTGCTGGCCATCGCCGCACCGGGGGCGGACCGGATCGATCTTCTGGCGGCCAAGGCCAAGATCAACGGCGATCGCGACGGCTTCGGCGGCGGCTATGGCGAGGCCTACCAGGACACGCTGCATCCGGGCGACTACCTGATCCGCGTCACCTATGCCGGCGATCTGCCGCCGAAAGAGGCGCAGGCCACGGTCACCGCGGGCGAGCGGACCGAAATCACGGTGGAATAGCGGAGGTGGCCCTGCCGCTTGCCGGAGGTCCAAACGGGCTTCCGCCGAGGCTGTTTTGGCGCTATCAGCCGCGCCGGACAGGACGAAAACGCCGCGCCACCGCCCGTTGACCCCGCCTTTCACCGGGTCTAAACCGGGCTAAGCCAACCCGTCGCGGGCAGCCACAGTCCCCGCGGCAAAACAGGGGACAAATCCCGTGGAATATCTGCTGCAGGAATATCTGCCGATTCTCGTCTTTGCCGGCATGGCCAGCGCTTTGGCGATCATCCTGATCCTCGCCGCCGCGCTGATCGCCGTCCGCAATCCCGACCCCGAGAAGGTCAGCGCGTATGAATGCGGCTTCAATGCCTTCGACGACGCGCGGATGAAATTCGACGTGCGCTTCTATCTGGTGTCGATCCTGTTCATCATCTTCGACCTCGAAGTGGCTTTCCTCTTCCCCTGGGCGGTGGCTTTCGGCGGGCTGTCGACAGTGGCCTTCTGGTCGATGATGGTCTTCCTCGGCGTGCTGACGGTTGGCTTTGCCTATGAATGGAAGAAAGGGGCGCTGGAATGGGCGTGATGATCGGAACCAATACGGCCGGCCCCGACCGCGACGTTGCCACGGCGGAACTGAACCGCGAGCTTCAGGACAAGGGTTTCCTGCTGACCTCGACCGAGGACATCATCAACTGGGCCCGCAACGGCAGCTTGCACTGGATGACCTTCGGCCTGGCCTGTTGCGCCGTCGAGATGATCCAGATGTCGATGCCGCGCTATGACGTGGAACGCTTCGGCACCGCGCCGCGCGCCAGCCCGCGCCAGTCCGACCTGATGATCGTCGCCGGCACCCTGACCAACAAGATGGCCCCGGCCCTGCGCAAGGTCTATGACCAGATGCCCGAGCCGCGCTATGTCATCAG is a window of Paracoccus zhejiangensis DNA encoding:
- the cobS gene encoding cobaltochelatase subunit CobS, with product MLDATTKPTEEIDLREVFGLDSDMKVKGFAEKTDRVPEIDPTYKFDPDTTLAILAGFAYNRRVMIQGYHGTGKSTHIEQVAARLNWPCVRVNLDSHVSRIDLIGKDAIKLVDGKQVTVFHEGILPWALRNQTAIVFDEYDAGRADVMFVIQRVLEADGKLTLLDQNEVITPNPYFRLFATANTVGLGDTTGLYHGTQQINQGQMDRWSLVATLNYLSHDAEAAIVLAKNPNYNNEKGRRIINQMVTLADLTRTAFMQGDLSTVMSPRTVISWAQNARIFDNVGYAFRLTFLNKCDELERQTVAEFYQRLFDEELPESAAAIAGQ
- a CDS encoding aspartate/glutamate racemase family protein, yielding MHLGLIGGIGPAATVVYYQRLCDAVAARGGTLDLTIVQADIQTLIRNNLADRRAEQAGIYARLIDRLAAAGADCVAITSLGGHFCLEETRAISALPIVSAVAPLDDYFAAQGIGRVGLLGTRVVMRTRLYGQLTRTKAVVLDDRIEELGQRYQDLAVRGHCLPEDRTAFFAAGRELVEKHGAEAVVLAGTDLNLAFDGTDPGYPVIDALDVHVNVLADLATGRRGLDTV
- a CDS encoding vWA domain-containing protein — its product is MRSVAAALTVLFLLAAPAIAQDRAIIVLDASGSMWGQIEGRSKIEIARETLAGVLGAIPDGRELGLIAYGHRSKGDCADIELVVPPATGSGPAIAEAANRLNPLGKTPLTDAVRQAAEALRFTEDKATVILVTDGLETCEADPCALAAELEQSGVDFTAHVVGFGLTAEEGAQVACLAEATGGRYLRASDAGALAEALRETVVASPEPEPVPEPQPEPEPAPPAMNLQVTSVLCETCEALPGEDSRVRWDVFHAAPEAQDGLGAPVEGGYAASFGLALDPGDYVLVASTNDIQRRMPFTIAAGEQTDLHIDWDAAPVTVRVTSTPGATELLEGARLDLVNGDWTSGGYTSYDQLVPAGTVQLTGSMGAARAEATLTVVAGQTLEHELVIGSGWITPVVLYAEGGPPVEDSGIRFDIRPASGGEPVQGGYGQVTVDVPAGELIVEVSLGQASAASQPVTVAAGQTVEAPILLNAGVLAIAAPGADRIDLLAAKAKINGDRDGFGGGYGEAYQDTLHPGDYLIRVTYAGDLPPKEAQATVTAGERTEITVE
- a CDS encoding NADH-quinone oxidoreductase subunit A, producing the protein MEYLLQEYLPILVFAGMASALAIILILAAALIAVRNPDPEKVSAYECGFNAFDDARMKFDVRFYLVSILFIIFDLEVAFLFPWAVAFGGLSTVAFWSMMVFLGVLTVGFAYEWKKGALEWA
- a CDS encoding NuoB/complex I 20 kDa subunit family protein: MGVMIGTNTAGPDRDVATAELNRELQDKGFLLTSTEDIINWARNGSLHWMTFGLACCAVEMIQMSMPRYDVERFGTAPRASPRQSDLMIVAGTLTNKMAPALRKVYDQMPEPRYVISMGSCANGGGYYHYSYSVVRGCDRVVPVDIYVPGCPPTAEALLYGILQLQRRIRRTGTLVR